From one Lotus japonicus ecotype B-129 chromosome 3, LjGifu_v1.2 genomic stretch:
- the LOC130743658 gene encoding uncharacterized protein LOC130743658 yields the protein MHGPCGKANPTCACMKNGKCTKYFPKKFQNSTTIDDNGYPHYRRRQSGIKVLKNGIELDSRNVVPYNPKLLMRYHAHINVEYCNKSNSIKYLFKYVNKGSDRVTAEITTTAESSGNKRVVDEIEQYYDCRYLSPCEAVWRTFKFEIHERWPPVKGLKFHLENQQSVLFGDHEDITDVLDKKGLYHNVFGVDLTYSEFPSKFVYNEKFIIWELRKQGYSIRRLTYIPPGTGELYYMRMLLAVQRGCISFESIRTVKGEIHSTYQKACYALGLLSDDKQYIGAIREASELGSDFTCFSNYDLSGVEHYQNKFGVDEMTYNSEEMQDMHANLVSSLTDEQRKVSKGSLKAKLLQQSSLIIWDEAPMLNIFCFEALDRTLKDIMSSENRANANKPFGGKVVVLGGDFKQILHVIQKGSRQDIVTATILKLGNGESTPNDDGKMLIDVPHDIFITDPSEPLLQLIQFFYPDMVSHLTDPTFYQERAILALTLESVEKVNQYILSCIEGEEKNI from the exons ATGCATGGACCATGTGGTAAAGCTAATCCAACATGTGCATGCATGAAGAATGGGAAGTGTACTAAGTACTTCCCAAAGAAATTCCAGAATTCTACAACTATTGATGACAATGGGTATCCACATTATCGTAGAAGACAGTCTGGCATTAAAGTTCTGAAGAATGGAATTGAACTTGATAGCAGGAATGTTGTACCTTATAACCCAAAATTGCTAATGAGGTATCATGCGCATATTAATGTCGAGTATTGCAACAAGTCAAATTCCATCAAGTATCTGTTCAAATATGTTAACAAAGGATCAGACAGGGTCACTGCTGAGATTACAACAACTGCTGAATCATCTGGAAATAAACGTGTTGTTGACGAAATAGAGCAGTACTATGATTGTCGCTACCTTTCACCGTGTGAAGCAGTTTGGAGAACTTTTAAGTTTGAGATCCATGAAAG GTGGCCTCCGGTAAAAGGATTAAAATTCCACCTTGAGAATCAACAATCCGTTCTTTTTGGAGATCATGAAGACATTACGGATGTACTGGATAAAAAAGGACTATACCACAATGTTTTTGGCGTGGATTTGACCTACTCTGAGTTTCCAAGTAAATTTGTGTATAATGAAAAGTTCATAATATGGGAGTTGAGGAAACAAGGATACTCAATTAGAAGACTAACATATATTCCACCAGGTACCGGAGAATTATATTACATGAGGATGTTATTGGCTGTTCAAAGAGGATGCATTAGCTTTGAGAGCATAAGGACCGTAAAAGGGGAAATTCACAGTACTTACCAAAAAGCATGTTATGCTCTTGGGTTGTTGTCTGACGATAAACAGTACATTGGTGCTATCAGAGAGGCCAGTGAGCTTGGATCAG ATTTTACATGCTTCTCAAATTATGACTTATCTGGGGTGGAACACTACCAGAATAAATTTGGTGTGGATGAGATGACATACAATAGTGAAGAAATGCAAGACATGCATGCAAACCTGGTGTCATCCTTAACTGATGAACAAAGAAAAG TTAGCAAGGGTAGCTTGAAGGCTAAGTTGTTGCAGCAATCTTCTTTGATCATATGGGATGAAGCGCCTATGTTGAACATATTTTGCTTTGAAGCTCTTGATAGGACACTCAAGGATATAATGTCATCTGAGAATCGAGCAAATGCCAATAAACCGTTTGGAGGTAAGGTAGTTGTATTAGGAGGGGATTTCAAACAAATACTCCATGTTATTCAAAAGGGGTCTAGACAAGATATAGTTACAGCAACT ATTCTTAAATTGGGAAACGGTGAATCAACACCCAATGATGACGGCAAAATGCTTATTGATGTTCCTCATGATATTTTTATTACTGATCCATCTGAACCGTTGCTCCAACTTATACAGTTTTTTTATCCAGATATGGTTTCTCATCTTACAGATCCAACCTTTTATCAAGAAAGAGCTATATTAGCCCTCACATTAGAATCAGTTGAAAAAGTCAATCAATATATTTTATCTTGCATTGAaggggaagaaaagaatatCTGA
- the LOC130749183 gene encoding uncharacterized protein LOC130749183 isoform X2, whose protein sequence is MEPAKIDWKRVEWNFVEDELYEHINAPKWVDFLSPDHDKDDEAWFCKPDCKHPKTAEDFLRSPSPFKKSKSPAYGLENSPFGDQNRRYYLDGRIKRRVPALSSASPPDDNFRFNLDSENQDPNMCTPSIQPTKTKTMKAAIKSSEEKRKLFDDAIEDSKVPPLRSVLSTKNLFAPRPILNHITEFYNELKKLTLRAREREDAENLSTTGSESVVQEKTPLCPFQPLGKSDIREKERKPLVEVKQQRKKPDEAENRPITLDLECIKNKREENLQQIRVNPPSPQCFSAAHGLNKTTPSTTLKSRLMEKGILKEVEPNKEIAKESSPSYNCRSIAVIDERETKTLDMFWFLKPCTLSS, encoded by the exons ATGGAACCCGCGAAAATCGATTGGAAGAGAGTGGAGTGGAATTTCGTGGAAGACGAACTCTACGAGCACATCAACGCACCCAAATGGGTTGACTTCTTGTCCCCTGACCACGACAAAGATGATGAAGCCTGGTTCTGCAAACCTG aTTGTAAACATCCCAAGACAGCAGAAGATTTTCTCAGATCACCAAGTCCTTTCAAG AAGTCTAAAAGTCCAGCTTATGGTTTGGAAAATTCTCCATTTGGTGACCAAAATAGAAGGTACTACTT AGATGGGAGAATCAAGAGAAGGGTGCCGGCCTTATCATCGGCTTCTCCTCCTGATGATAACTTCAGATTCAACCTAGATAGCGAAAACCAAGACCCGAATATGTGTACTCCTTCAATTCAACCCACCAAGACCAAGACCATGAAGGCTGCAATCAAGTCAAGTGAAGAGAAGAGGAAGCTATTTGATGATGCAATCGAGGACAGTAAGGTGCCTCCGTTGAGATCAGTTCTCTCCACGAAGAATTTGTTTGCCCCGCGGCCTATTCTGAATCACATCACAGAATTCTATAATGAGCTGAAGAAATTGACCCTGAGAGCCAGAGAGAGAGAAGATGCTGAAAATTTGAGCACCACAGGGAGTGAAAGCGTTGTGCAGGAGAAGACTCCATTATGTCCTTTTCAACCTTTGGGAAAGTCTGAtataagagagaaagaaaggaagCCACTGGTTGAAGTGAAGCAGCAGAGGAAGAA ACCTGACGAGGCAGAAAACAGGCCTATAACTCTTGACCTGGAGTGTATAAAAAACAAGAGGGAGGAGAACTTACAACAAATTCGAGTAAATCCTCCCTCTCCTCAGTGCTTCTCTGCTGCTCATGGACTCAATAAAACTACTCCTTCAACGACTTTGAAATCCCGGCTAATG GAGAAAGGAATACTTAAAGAGGTTGAGCCAAACAAGGAAATCGCAAAGGAGTCATCACCTTCATACAACTGCAGAAGCATTGCAGTAATTGATGAAAGAGAAACAAAGACCTTGGACATGTTTTGGTTCTTAAAGCCTTGCACACTGTCAAGCTGA
- the LOC130749183 gene encoding uncharacterized protein LOC130749183 isoform X3: MEPAKIDWKRVEWNFVEDELYEHINAPKWVDFLSPDHDKDDEAWFCKPDCKHPKTAEDFLRSPSPFKKSKSPAYGLENSPFGDQNRRDGRIKRRVPALSSASPPDDNFRFNLDSENQDPNMCTPSIQPTKTKTMKAAIKSSEEKRKLFDDAIEDSKVPPLRSVLSTKNLFAPRPILNHITEFYNELKKLTLRAREREDAENLSTTGSESVVQEKTPLCPFQPLGKSDIREKERKPLVEVKQQRKKRPDEAENRPITLDLECIKNKREENLQQIRVNPPSPQCFSAAHGLNKTTPSTTLKSRLMEKGILKEVEPNKEIAKESSPSYNCRSIAVIDERETKTLDMFWFLKPCTLSS, translated from the exons ATGGAACCCGCGAAAATCGATTGGAAGAGAGTGGAGTGGAATTTCGTGGAAGACGAACTCTACGAGCACATCAACGCACCCAAATGGGTTGACTTCTTGTCCCCTGACCACGACAAAGATGATGAAGCCTGGTTCTGCAAACCTG aTTGTAAACATCCCAAGACAGCAGAAGATTTTCTCAGATCACCAAGTCCTTTCAAG AAGTCTAAAAGTCCAGCTTATGGTTTGGAAAATTCTCCATTTGGTGACCAAAATAGAAG AGATGGGAGAATCAAGAGAAGGGTGCCGGCCTTATCATCGGCTTCTCCTCCTGATGATAACTTCAGATTCAACCTAGATAGCGAAAACCAAGACCCGAATATGTGTACTCCTTCAATTCAACCCACCAAGACCAAGACCATGAAGGCTGCAATCAAGTCAAGTGAAGAGAAGAGGAAGCTATTTGATGATGCAATCGAGGACAGTAAGGTGCCTCCGTTGAGATCAGTTCTCTCCACGAAGAATTTGTTTGCCCCGCGGCCTATTCTGAATCACATCACAGAATTCTATAATGAGCTGAAGAAATTGACCCTGAGAGCCAGAGAGAGAGAAGATGCTGAAAATTTGAGCACCACAGGGAGTGAAAGCGTTGTGCAGGAGAAGACTCCATTATGTCCTTTTCAACCTTTGGGAAAGTCTGAtataagagagaaagaaaggaagCCACTGGTTGAAGTGAAGCAGCAGAGGAAGAA AAGACCTGACGAGGCAGAAAACAGGCCTATAACTCTTGACCTGGAGTGTATAAAAAACAAGAGGGAGGAGAACTTACAACAAATTCGAGTAAATCCTCCCTCTCCTCAGTGCTTCTCTGCTGCTCATGGACTCAATAAAACTACTCCTTCAACGACTTTGAAATCCCGGCTAATG GAGAAAGGAATACTTAAAGAGGTTGAGCCAAACAAGGAAATCGCAAAGGAGTCATCACCTTCATACAACTGCAGAAGCATTGCAGTAATTGATGAAAGAGAAACAAAGACCTTGGACATGTTTTGGTTCTTAAAGCCTTGCACACTGTCAAGCTGA
- the LOC130743412 gene encoding ADP,ATP carrier protein 1, mitochondrial — MVDQVQHPTIVEKATGKLHSQFGLSSGIKSYDGAYRHPALYQRRSFGNYSNAGLQYPVMPSCRASVDLSAAAATASPVFVGAPAEKSHFFIDFLMGGVSAAVSKTAAAPIERVKLLIQNQDEMIKTGRLSEPYKGIGDCFARTTKDEGIVALWRGNTANVIRYFPTQALNFAFKDYFKRLFNFKKDRDGYWKWFAGNLASGGAAGASSLLFVYSLDYARTRLANDAKAAKKGGERQFNGLVDVYRKTLASDGVAGLYRGFNISCVGIIVYRGLYFGMYDSLKPVLLTGKLQDSFFASFGLGWLITNGAGLASYPIDTVRRRMMMTSGEAVKYKSSLDAFQQILKNEGAKSLFKGAGANILRAVAGAGVLAGYDKLQVIVFGKKYGSGGA, encoded by the exons ATGGTTGATCAGGTTCAGCACCCTACAATCGTGGAGAAGGCTACTGGGAAGCTCCACTCTCAGTTTGGTCTGTCATCTGGTATCAAGAGTTATGATGGTGCTTACCGTCATCCTGCCCTCTACCAAAGGCGCTCATTCGGGAACTACTCAAATGCTGGATTGCAGTACCCGGTGATGCCCTCTTGCAGAGCCTCTGTTGATTTATCTGCAGCTGCTGCAACTGCCTCCCCTGTCTTTGTCGGAGCTCCAGCTGAGAAAAGCCATTTCTTTATTGACTTTCTCATGGGTGGTGTTTCTGCTGCTGTCTCCAAAACTGCTGCTGCTCCCATCGAGAGGGTTAAGCTTTTGATCCAGAACCAGGATGAGATGATTAAGACTGGCAGGCTATCCGAGCCCTACAAGGGTATTGGTGATTGTTTTGCTAGAACCACAAAGGATGAGGGTATCGTTGCCCTATGGAGAGGTAACACTGCAAATGTCATCCGTTATTTCCCCACTCAG GCTCTGAACTTTGCATTCAAGGACTACTTCAAGAGGCTTTTCAACTTCAAGAAGGACAGGGATGGTTACTGGAAATGGTTTGCTGGCAACTTGGCTTCTGGAGGTGCTGCCGGTGCCTCATCCCTCTTGTTTGTTTACTCTCTTGACTATGCCCGTACCCGTCTTGCTAACGATGCAAAGGCTGCAAAGAAAGGTGGAGAAAGGCAATTCAATGGTCTTGTTGATGTCTACAGGAAGACATTGGCATCTGATGGTGTTGCTGGGCTTTACCGTGGGTTCAACATCTCCTGTGTTGGAATCATTGTGTATCGTGGTCTCTACTTTGGAATGTATGATTCCCTGAAACCAGTACTCCTTACTGGAAAATTGCAG GATAGTTTCTTTGCAAGCTTTGGGCTTGGATGGCTCATCACCAATGGTGCAGGTCTTGCATCATACCCCATTGACACCGTTAGGAGAAGAATGATGATGACATCTGGTGAAGCTGTCAAGTACAAGAGCTCCTTGGATGCATTCCAACAAATCCTCAAGAATGAGGGAGCCAAGTCGCTGTTTAAGGGAGCTGGTGCTAACATCCTCCGTGCTGTTGCTGGTGCTGGTGTGCTTGCTGGTTACGACAAGTTGCAGGTCATTGTGTTCGGCAAGAAATATGGATCTGGTGGCGCTTAA
- the LOC130749183 gene encoding uncharacterized protein LOC130749183 isoform X4, with the protein MEPAKIDWKRVEWNFVEDELYEHINAPKWVDFLSPDHDKDDEAWFCKPDCKHPKTAEDFLRSPSPFKKSKSPAYGLENSPFGDQNRRDGRIKRRVPALSSASPPDDNFRFNLDSENQDPNMCTPSIQPTKTKTMKAAIKSSEEKRKLFDDAIEDSKVPPLRSVLSTKNLFAPRPILNHITEFYNELKKLTLRAREREDAENLSTTGSESVVQEKTPLCPFQPLGKSDIREKERKPLVEVKQQRKKPDEAENRPITLDLECIKNKREENLQQIRVNPPSPQCFSAAHGLNKTTPSTTLKSRLMEKGILKEVEPNKEIAKESSPSYNCRSIAVIDERETKTLDMFWFLKPCTLSS; encoded by the exons ATGGAACCCGCGAAAATCGATTGGAAGAGAGTGGAGTGGAATTTCGTGGAAGACGAACTCTACGAGCACATCAACGCACCCAAATGGGTTGACTTCTTGTCCCCTGACCACGACAAAGATGATGAAGCCTGGTTCTGCAAACCTG aTTGTAAACATCCCAAGACAGCAGAAGATTTTCTCAGATCACCAAGTCCTTTCAAG AAGTCTAAAAGTCCAGCTTATGGTTTGGAAAATTCTCCATTTGGTGACCAAAATAGAAG AGATGGGAGAATCAAGAGAAGGGTGCCGGCCTTATCATCGGCTTCTCCTCCTGATGATAACTTCAGATTCAACCTAGATAGCGAAAACCAAGACCCGAATATGTGTACTCCTTCAATTCAACCCACCAAGACCAAGACCATGAAGGCTGCAATCAAGTCAAGTGAAGAGAAGAGGAAGCTATTTGATGATGCAATCGAGGACAGTAAGGTGCCTCCGTTGAGATCAGTTCTCTCCACGAAGAATTTGTTTGCCCCGCGGCCTATTCTGAATCACATCACAGAATTCTATAATGAGCTGAAGAAATTGACCCTGAGAGCCAGAGAGAGAGAAGATGCTGAAAATTTGAGCACCACAGGGAGTGAAAGCGTTGTGCAGGAGAAGACTCCATTATGTCCTTTTCAACCTTTGGGAAAGTCTGAtataagagagaaagaaaggaagCCACTGGTTGAAGTGAAGCAGCAGAGGAAGAA ACCTGACGAGGCAGAAAACAGGCCTATAACTCTTGACCTGGAGTGTATAAAAAACAAGAGGGAGGAGAACTTACAACAAATTCGAGTAAATCCTCCCTCTCCTCAGTGCTTCTCTGCTGCTCATGGACTCAATAAAACTACTCCTTCAACGACTTTGAAATCCCGGCTAATG GAGAAAGGAATACTTAAAGAGGTTGAGCCAAACAAGGAAATCGCAAAGGAGTCATCACCTTCATACAACTGCAGAAGCATTGCAGTAATTGATGAAAGAGAAACAAAGACCTTGGACATGTTTTGGTTCTTAAAGCCTTGCACACTGTCAAGCTGA
- the LOC130747184 gene encoding telomerase reverse transcriptase, producing MHHRKRKSQAPAVLHRLFRDRARTLFDTIISLLPSPRPSPELCFCNRRRCLGCAADARAFLIRPDDPADYRKLLTKCYVVVSENAPPVRFFIAQFLCPQIEVVKSTIEMLYQKGAAKSNVLCAGYYDNSKCSSPIVELLSSASWCLLLSRVGDDFMVYLLKNTSIFLPAPQRKHHQVGGPPINRRCFDMLKSSSEFDCQHRSLHDRGVQKRKRTHVDDATVKKQKCHVSYSTNAPVVGLTSNLGFRGKPSMQLNMHQESSCYDVSVSEAPTSTQNGKPDLNCVTRLGKHSRPFCWQRLRRKKKKQITSEENSANTHCNLLPTNTDCLHACLKHHNTSLSYHEKLQKLGQCSCCSILQSPSAVPRRTDIKRQSIFYNLESSLSVLPKKHILYSLRPNLACSKNLISHIFGFSDVNAITQSVPCSHNCGSCLIDSACLYHSLLKWFKDVIPRTQSCKHEKFLDKHCAVPSLDQHKIGKSSSKLKDNASGSNVHKTSQEFGNKLCADTMEAIYSQREAVKSYCSKSQVVSFIWAVSRSLLPSELLGTPPNWRIMRRNISKFIHLRRFEKFPLKLCMHELKMSRFPFLSNKYFLSSRNSWILKYLEEHNKVLHKEFRSWNDTVHVVKRKLLEKWIFWYFSCLVVPLVQANFYVTESEHGKQDIYYYRKSVWEKLTKSTIACFGYWKYSYLDDVAVREIIKDRPFGFSKLRLQPKENGVRMVANLKRSSIFPLPVSTVRLKHRRTKRKSGQREIKFENFQPVNSVLRDAHTVLKSIQFKEPQKLGSSVFDYNDVYRKLCPFLVSQKGLASTSGLFIVTSDVLKAFDSVDQDKLLEIMKDVLPKNECFIIKQYDQIICTKKSLWVQQKFTMWDENYSQFTPFASFHSQHGVFVNQERRQRVKKEELFSNLTEHMKHNVLRFDGKFYLQGVGIPQGGVLSSLLCSFFYGHLESHVIFPFLEKTLESRSCEEDNAQTNRDGKFSSPGYLLMRFVDDFLFISTSKKQAASFFSRVQRGFRGYNCYMNETKFGANFDIEQMSGSAMNRVYAGKDGATSFVRWSGLLINCSTLEILADYTRYLNNHLSSTLTVCWQGKPGIHLKEKLRLFLRPKCHPIFFDSNINSDAVVRLNIYQIFLISAMKFHCYICDLSFVCKFDKRFCSEIIQSSLRYMYRLIKKRIRSVHRQSGIRPILKLEKEEVEWLGLHAFVQVLRRKQSRHRQLLAVLRSMLSSHRMSEGVSPELQYATNAENSSLVWDIKY from the exons ATGCATCATCGGAAACGCAAATCTCAAGCTCCCGCCGTGCTCCACCGCTTGTTCCGGGATCGAGCACGAACCCTCTTCGACACCATCATTTCCCTGCTCCCTTCTCCTCGTCCTTCGCCGGAGCTTTGCTTCTGCAACCGCCGTCGCTGCCTTGGCTGCGCCGCCGATGCCAGAGCCTTCCTTATCAGACCTGATGATCCCGCCGATTACCGCAAACTGCTCACCAAGTGCTACGTCGTCGTTTCGGAAAATGCTCCTCCTGTTCGGTTTTTCATTGCTCAGTTTCTTTGCCCCCAAATTGAG GTTGTAAAGAGCACCATTGAAATGTTGTATCAAAAAGGTGCAGCCAAGTCTAATGTGTTGTGCGCTGGTTATTATGATAAT AGTAAATGTTCAAGCCCTATTGTGGAGCTTTTATCCAGTGCATCTTGGTGCCTTCTGTTAAGTAGG GTTGGAGATGATTTTATGGTTTACCTACTGAAGAATACGTCAATATTCTTGCCAGCTCCCCAAAGGAAACACCACCAGGTTGGAGGTCCTCCGATCAATCGTCGATGCTTTGATATGCTCAAGAGTTCATCAGAGTTTGACTGTCAGCATCGTTCGCTTCATGACCGCG GTGtgcaaaagagaaaaagaactcATGTTGATGATGCAACAGTGAAAAAACAAAAGTGCCATGTTTCTTATAGTACCAATGCTCCTGTTGTTGGCCTTACAAGTAATCTTGGATTTAGAGGCAAGCCTTCAATGCAACTGAACATGCATCAAGAGAGCAGTTGTTATGATGTCAGTGTCTCTGAAGCTCCTACGTCAACACAAAATGGAAAGCCAGACTTGAATTGTGTTACCAGGCTCGGAAAGCATTCTAGGCCATTTTGTTGGCAGAGGCTTAGACGcaaaaagaagaagcagataACCTCTGAGGAAAACAGTGCCAATACACATTGCAATTTGCTTCCTACAAATACAGATTGCTTGCATGCTTGTTTAAAGCATCACAACACCAGCTTAAGCTATCATGAAAAG TTGCAGAAGTTGGGGCAATGCTCTTGCTGTTCAATCTTGCAATCTCCCTCAGCTGTTCCTAGGAGGACTGATATCAAAAGGCAATCCATCTTTTATAACTTGGAGTCTTCACTCTCAGTGCTTCCAAAGAAAC ATATTTTATATTCCTTAAGGCCAAATTTGGCTTGCTCGAAGAATCTCATTAGCCATATTTTTGGCTTCTCAGATGTAAATGCTATTACTCAGTCAGTGCCATGTTCCCACAACTGTGGTTCATGTCTAATTGACTCTGCATGCTT GTATCATTCCCTACTTAAGTGGTTTAAGGATGTCATTCCTAGGACACAGTCTTGCAAGCATGAAAAGTTCTTGGATAAGCATTGTGCTGTTCCATCATTGGATCAACATAAAATTGGAAAGTCTAGCTCCAAACTTAAG GACAATGCATCAGGGTCAAATGTGCACAAGACATCTCAGGAGTTTGGTAATAAACTTTGTGCAGATACCATGGAAGCAATATATTCACAGCGTGAGGCAGTTAAGTCATACTGTTCAAAAAGTCAAGTGGTATCTTTCATATGGGCTGTTTCTAGAAGTTTACTTCCTTCTGAATTATTAGGTACGCCTCCTAATTGGAGAATAATGAGGAGAAATATTTCCAAGTTCATACACTTACGGAGATTTGAGAAATTCCCTTTGAAATTATGTATGCATGAACTGAAAATGTCAAGGTTTCCGTTCCTATCTAATAAATATTTCTTGAGTAGTCGAAATTCTTGGATTCTGAAGTATTTAGAAGAACATAATAAAGTTCTTCATAAAGAATTCAGAAGTTGGAATGATACTGTTCATGTTGTCAAACGTAAGCTTCTGGAGAAGTGGATCTTCTGGTATTTCTCATGTTTGGTTGTGCCTTTGGTGCAAGCAAACTTTTATGTTACTGAAAGTGAGCATGGGAAACAAGATATTTACTACTATCGGAAATCAGTTTGGGAAAAGTTGACTAAAAGCACTATTGCTTGCTTCGGCTACTGGAAATACAGTTACCTGGATGATGTGGCTGTACGTGAAATTATTAAAGATAGACCATTTGGATTTTCAAAGCTCAGACTTCAACCAAAAGAAAATGGAGTGAGGATGGTAGCAAATTTAAAACGTTCATCCATATTCCCATTGCCCGTGTCCACTGTGAGACTTAAGCATCGTAGAACAAAAAGGAAATCGGGACAGCGGGAAATCaagtttgaaaattttcaacctGTGAATTCTGTTTTACGGGATGCCCACACGGTTCTTAAAAGCATTCAGTTCAAGGAGCCTCAGAAGCTAGGTTCTTCAGTATTTGACTACAATGATGTCTATCGGAAACTATGCCCATTTTTGGTTAGCCAGAAGGGATTGGCATCTACTTCTGGTTTATTCATTGTCACATCTGATGTACTAAAAGCCTTTGATTCTGTTGACCAGGACAAGCTCCTTGAAATTATGAAAGATGTTCTTCCGAAAAATGAATGTTTTATTATTAAACAGTATGATCAAATTATTTGCACGAAGAAATCTTTGTGGGTTCAACAGAAATTTACAATGTGGGATGAAAACTATTCACAATTCACTCCTTTTGCTTCCTTTCATTCCCAGCACGGTGTCTTTGTTAATCAG GAGCGGAGGCAGCGTGTGAAAAAGGAAGAATTGTTTTCAAATCTTACAGAGCACATGAAGCACAATGTGTTACGGTTTGATGGAAAATTTTACTTGCAAGGTGTTGGTATTCCCCAAGGAGGGGTTTTGTCATCTTTGCTTTGCTCTTTCTTTTATGGACATTTGGAGAGCCATGTGATATTTCCATTCCTTGAAAAAACACTTGAATCTCGAAGTTGCGAGGAGGATAATGCGCAGACCAATCGCGATGGCAAATTCTCATCGCCTGGTTACCTGCTAATGCGATTTGTTGatgattttctttttatatcTACCTCAAAGAAGCAGGCAGCTAGCTTTTTCTCCCGGGTGCAAAGAGGATTTCGTGGTTACAATTGCTACATGAATGAGACGAAGTTTGGTGCAAACTTTGATATAGAACAGATGTCTGGTTCCGCAATGAACCGGGTTTATGCGGGCAAAGATGGCGCTACTTCATTTGTTCGATGGAGTGGCCTTCTCATCAATTGCTCCACTTTGGAAATTCTGGCTGACTACACAAG GTACTTGAATAACCATTTAAGCTCAACGCTTACTGTTTGCTGGCAAGGTAAACCAGGCATTCATCTGAAGGAGAAGCTGCGACTCTTTCTAAGACCCAAGTGCCATCCAATATTCTTCGATTCGAATATCAATTCAGATGCTGTTGTTAGACTGAACATTTATCAAATTTTTTTGATATCTGCAATGAAGTTTCATTGTTACATTTGTGACCTATCATTCGTCTGCAAATTTGACAAAAGATTTTGTTCAGAAATTATTCAGAGTTCTCTGAG ATACATGTACCGGCTGATTAAGAAAAGGATACGATCTGTGCATCGTCAATCCGGTATCCGGCCAATTCTCAAGTTGGAGAAGGAAGAAGTGGAATGGCTCGGGTTACATGCTTTCGTACAAGTACTGAGGCGGAAGCAATCGCGTCATCGGCAGTTGCTGGCAGTTCTGAGGTCAATGTTGTCATCACATAGGATGTCCGAGGGAGTGTCACCTGAACTGCAGTATGCAACAAATGCTGAAAATTCTTCTTTGGTATGGGACATAAAATATTAG
- the LOC130749183 gene encoding uncharacterized protein LOC130749183 isoform X1, whose protein sequence is MEPAKIDWKRVEWNFVEDELYEHINAPKWVDFLSPDHDKDDEAWFCKPDCKHPKTAEDFLRSPSPFKKSKSPAYGLENSPFGDQNRRYYLDGRIKRRVPALSSASPPDDNFRFNLDSENQDPNMCTPSIQPTKTKTMKAAIKSSEEKRKLFDDAIEDSKVPPLRSVLSTKNLFAPRPILNHITEFYNELKKLTLRAREREDAENLSTTGSESVVQEKTPLCPFQPLGKSDIREKERKPLVEVKQQRKKRPDEAENRPITLDLECIKNKREENLQQIRVNPPSPQCFSAAHGLNKTTPSTTLKSRLMEKGILKEVEPNKEIAKESSPSYNCRSIAVIDERETKTLDMFWFLKPCTLSS, encoded by the exons ATGGAACCCGCGAAAATCGATTGGAAGAGAGTGGAGTGGAATTTCGTGGAAGACGAACTCTACGAGCACATCAACGCACCCAAATGGGTTGACTTCTTGTCCCCTGACCACGACAAAGATGATGAAGCCTGGTTCTGCAAACCTG aTTGTAAACATCCCAAGACAGCAGAAGATTTTCTCAGATCACCAAGTCCTTTCAAG AAGTCTAAAAGTCCAGCTTATGGTTTGGAAAATTCTCCATTTGGTGACCAAAATAGAAGGTACTACTT AGATGGGAGAATCAAGAGAAGGGTGCCGGCCTTATCATCGGCTTCTCCTCCTGATGATAACTTCAGATTCAACCTAGATAGCGAAAACCAAGACCCGAATATGTGTACTCCTTCAATTCAACCCACCAAGACCAAGACCATGAAGGCTGCAATCAAGTCAAGTGAAGAGAAGAGGAAGCTATTTGATGATGCAATCGAGGACAGTAAGGTGCCTCCGTTGAGATCAGTTCTCTCCACGAAGAATTTGTTTGCCCCGCGGCCTATTCTGAATCACATCACAGAATTCTATAATGAGCTGAAGAAATTGACCCTGAGAGCCAGAGAGAGAGAAGATGCTGAAAATTTGAGCACCACAGGGAGTGAAAGCGTTGTGCAGGAGAAGACTCCATTATGTCCTTTTCAACCTTTGGGAAAGTCTGAtataagagagaaagaaaggaagCCACTGGTTGAAGTGAAGCAGCAGAGGAAGAA AAGACCTGACGAGGCAGAAAACAGGCCTATAACTCTTGACCTGGAGTGTATAAAAAACAAGAGGGAGGAGAACTTACAACAAATTCGAGTAAATCCTCCCTCTCCTCAGTGCTTCTCTGCTGCTCATGGACTCAATAAAACTACTCCTTCAACGACTTTGAAATCCCGGCTAATG GAGAAAGGAATACTTAAAGAGGTTGAGCCAAACAAGGAAATCGCAAAGGAGTCATCACCTTCATACAACTGCAGAAGCATTGCAGTAATTGATGAAAGAGAAACAAAGACCTTGGACATGTTTTGGTTCTTAAAGCCTTGCACACTGTCAAGCTGA